The following proteins come from a genomic window of Pseudomonas sp. WJP1:
- a CDS encoding LysR family transcriptional regulator, with product MSVSHAQLKAFHAVAVHGSFTKAAERLFLTQPAISDQVRKLEERYGVLLFHRNKRSVRLTDLGERLLSVTQKLFVIEAEAQELLQDSQALQTGSLILAVDAPVHVLPQIARFCERYPGISVKIETGNTDESLFRLFNYQADLALLGREVSDERLISLPLRNDPMVAFVSRNHPWADRQSITLADLDDTPLVLREIGSVTRQTLEEEMAGAGFRIRPAIEVEGREAAREAVVVGIGIGVVSAAEFGADSRVCALPITDCKRRLTETLVCLREQSSRRIVATFLEMVRESLV from the coding sequence ATGTCGGTTTCCCACGCCCAACTCAAAGCTTTTCACGCCGTGGCTGTGCATGGAAGCTTCACCAAAGCCGCCGAGCGGTTGTTTCTCACCCAGCCAGCGATTTCCGACCAAGTGCGCAAACTCGAAGAGCGCTACGGTGTGCTGCTGTTCCACCGCAACAAACGCTCGGTGCGCCTCACCGACCTAGGCGAGCGCTTGCTGAGCGTCACCCAGAAACTGTTCGTGATCGAAGCCGAGGCCCAGGAATTGCTGCAGGATTCCCAGGCATTGCAGACCGGTAGCCTGATTCTGGCGGTGGATGCGCCGGTGCATGTACTGCCACAGATCGCCCGGTTCTGCGAACGCTACCCCGGCATCAGCGTGAAGATCGAAACCGGCAACACGGACGAGTCGTTGTTCCGCCTGTTCAACTATCAGGCCGACCTGGCATTGCTCGGTCGCGAGGTCAGCGACGAACGATTGATCTCGCTACCACTGCGCAATGACCCGATGGTGGCGTTCGTGTCGCGCAATCATCCGTGGGCGGATCGCCAATCCATCACCCTTGCAGACCTGGACGACACGCCGCTGGTGTTGCGGGAAATCGGTTCGGTGACCCGCCAGACCCTGGAAGAAGAAATGGCCGGCGCGGGGTTCCGCATTCGCCCGGCGATCGAGGTCGAAGGTCGGGAAGCCGCGCGTGAGGCGGTGGTGGTGGGGATCGGGATTGGCGTGGTGTCGGCGGCGGAATTCGGCGCCGACTCGCGGGTGTGCGCGTTGCCGATCACCGATTGCAAACGGCGGCTGACGGAGACGCTGGTGTGTTTGCGCGAACAGAGCTCGCGGCGGATTGTGGCGACGTTTCTGGAGATGGTGCGCGAAAGTCTGGTGTAG
- the phnX gene encoding phosphonoacetaldehyde hydrolase codes for MNYTTPTKLQAAILDWAGTVVDFGSFAPTQIFVEAFAEFDVQVSIEEARGPMGMGKWDHIRTLCDQPQVAERYRKVFGRTPTDDDVTAIYQRFMPLQIEKIAEHSALIPGALDTIANLRQQGIKIGSCSGYPKQVMDKVVELAATNGYVADHVVATDEVPNGRPWPAQALANVIALGIDDVAACVKIDDTVPGILEGRRAGMWTVALICSGNALGLDYEGYRALDSDTLDSERKRIHALFVGSRPHYMIDTITDLPQVIADINQRLAKGEMPQSN; via the coding sequence ATGAACTACACCACCCCAACCAAACTGCAAGCCGCCATCCTCGACTGGGCCGGCACCGTGGTCGACTTCGGCTCGTTCGCGCCGACGCAGATTTTCGTCGAGGCCTTCGCCGAGTTCGACGTCCAGGTCTCCATCGAAGAGGCCCGTGGCCCGATGGGCATGGGCAAGTGGGACCACATCCGTACCCTGTGCGACCAGCCACAAGTCGCCGAGCGCTATCGCAAGGTGTTCGGCCGTACGCCGACTGACGATGACGTCACCGCCATCTACCAGCGTTTCATGCCACTGCAGATCGAGAAAATCGCCGAGCACTCGGCACTGATTCCCGGCGCCCTGGACACCATCGCCAACCTGCGCCAACAGGGGATCAAGATCGGCTCCTGCTCCGGTTATCCGAAACAGGTCATGGACAAAGTCGTCGAGCTGGCCGCCACCAACGGCTACGTGGCCGATCACGTGGTCGCCACCGACGAAGTGCCGAACGGCCGCCCATGGCCAGCCCAGGCGTTGGCCAACGTGATCGCCCTGGGCATCGACGATGTGGCCGCCTGCGTGAAGATCGACGACACCGTGCCGGGCATTCTCGAAGGCCGTCGTGCCGGCATGTGGACCGTGGCGCTGATCTGCTCGGGCAACGCGCTGGGCCTGGACTACGAAGGCTATCGTGCCCTGGACAGCGACACGCTCGACAGCGAGCGCAAGCGTATCCACGCCCTGTTCGTAGGCTCGCGCCCGCACTACATGATCGACACCATCACCGACTTGCCACAAGTTATTGCCGACATCAACCAGCGCCTGGCCAAAGGCGAGATGCCGCAAAGCAATTGA
- a CDS encoding cytochrome b, whose product MPWKNSDSRYSTVSIALHWLMLVLLALVYACIELRGLFPKGSGGRTLIVESHFMLGLTVFVLVWLRLFARSLGPAPQIFPASPRWQTVLARLMHWALYLFMIAMPILGWLVTSAKGNQVMFYGFDLPLLVAENKDLAKQMQGWHVLGGTIGYWLIGLHAVAGLYHHYVVGDNTLLRMMPKRVNSDT is encoded by the coding sequence ATGCCGTGGAAGAATTCCGACTCGCGCTACAGCACCGTCTCGATCGCACTGCATTGGTTGATGCTGGTCCTGCTGGCGCTGGTTTACGCCTGCATCGAACTGCGCGGCCTCTTTCCCAAGGGTAGCGGTGGTCGAACGCTGATCGTGGAATCGCACTTCATGCTCGGCCTGACCGTGTTCGTGCTGGTCTGGCTACGCTTGTTCGCCCGTAGCCTCGGCCCGGCACCCCAGATCTTTCCGGCCTCGCCTCGCTGGCAAACGGTGCTGGCCAGATTGATGCACTGGGCGCTTTACCTCTTCATGATCGCCATGCCGATTCTTGGCTGGCTGGTCACCAGCGCCAAAGGTAACCAGGTGATGTTCTACGGCTTCGACCTGCCCCTTCTGGTCGCGGAAAACAAGGACCTGGCCAAGCAGATGCAGGGTTGGCACGTGCTCGGTGGCACCATCGGCTACTGGCTGATCGGCCTGCACGCCGTCGCCGGGCTGTATCACCACTATGTGGTGGGCGATAACACCTTGCTGCGGATGATGCCCAAGCGGGTGAACAGCGATACCTGA
- a CDS encoding NADPH-dependent 2,4-dienoyl-CoA reductase yields the protein MTAAHYPHLLAPLDLGFTTLRNRTLMGSMHTGLEEKPGGFERMAAYFAERARGGVGLMVTGGIGPNDEGGVYSGAAKLTTEEEALKHQIVTRAVHEAGGKICMQILHAGRYAYSPKQVAPSAIQAPINPFKPKELDEEGIEKQIRDFVTCSTLAQQAEYDGVEIMGSEGYFINQFLAAHTNHRTDRWGGSYENRMRLPVEIVRRVREAVGPNFIIIFRLSMLDLVEGGSTWEEIVLLAKAIEQAGATIINTGIGWHEARIPTIATKVPRAAFSKVTAKLRGSVNIPLITTNRINTPEVAEQILAEGDADMVSMARPFLADPDFVNKAAEGRADEINTCIGCNQACLDHTFGGKLTSCLVNPRACHETELNYVPVQQIKKIAVVGAGPAGLSAATVAAERGHEVTLFDSASEIGGQFNVAKRVPGKEEFFETLRYFGRKLQTTNVEVCLNTRVDVARLVEGGYDEIILATGIAPRLPAIEGVENAKVLSYLEVLLERKPVGKRVAVIGAGGIGFDVSEFLVHQGEATSLNRDEFWKEWGIDTHLEARGGVAGIKAAPHAPAREVFLLQRKKSKVGDGLGKTTGWIHRTGLKNKQVQMLNSVEYLKIDDQGLHIRIGETGEPQVLPVDNIVICAGQDPLRELQDGLVAAGQNVHLIGGADVAAELDAKRAINQGSRLAAEL from the coding sequence ATGACCGCCGCTCACTACCCGCACCTGCTGGCCCCGCTGGACCTGGGATTCACCACGTTGCGCAACCGTACCCTGATGGGTTCGATGCACACCGGCCTTGAGGAAAAGCCCGGTGGTTTCGAGCGCATGGCGGCGTACTTCGCCGAGCGTGCCCGTGGTGGTGTCGGCCTGATGGTCACCGGGGGCATCGGCCCGAACGACGAGGGCGGTGTGTATTCCGGTGCGGCCAAGCTGACCACCGAGGAAGAAGCGCTCAAGCACCAGATCGTCACCCGCGCGGTGCACGAGGCGGGCGGCAAGATCTGCATGCAGATCCTCCACGCCGGTCGTTATGCCTACAGCCCGAAACAGGTCGCGCCAAGCGCCATCCAGGCGCCGATCAACCCGTTCAAGCCTAAAGAGCTGGACGAGGAAGGCATCGAGAAACAAATCCGCGATTTCGTCACCTGCTCGACCCTGGCCCAGCAGGCCGAGTACGACGGTGTCGAAATCATGGGCTCCGAAGGTTATTTCATTAACCAGTTCCTCGCCGCCCACACCAACCACCGCACCGACCGCTGGGGCGGCAGCTACGAAAACCGCATGCGCCTGCCGGTGGAAATCGTCCGTCGTGTGCGTGAGGCGGTTGGCCCGAACTTCATCATCATTTTCCGCCTGTCGATGCTCGACCTGGTCGAAGGCGGCAGCACCTGGGAAGAAATCGTGCTGTTGGCCAAGGCCATCGAGCAGGCCGGCGCCACGATCATCAACACCGGTATCGGCTGGCACGAAGCGCGGATTCCGACCATTGCCACCAAGGTGCCGCGCGCAGCCTTCAGCAAGGTCACGGCCAAGCTGCGCGGCTCGGTGAACATTCCGCTGATCACCACCAACCGCATCAACACCCCGGAAGTCGCCGAGCAGATCCTGGCCGAGGGCGATGCCGACATGGTGTCCATGGCGCGGCCGTTCCTGGCCGACCCTGACTTCGTCAACAAGGCCGCTGAAGGTCGCGCCGATGAAATCAACACCTGCATCGGTTGCAACCAGGCGTGCCTGGACCACACCTTCGGTGGCAAGTTGACCAGTTGCCTGGTCAACCCGCGTGCCTGCCACGAAACCGAACTCAACTATGTGCCGGTGCAGCAGATCAAGAAAATCGCCGTGGTCGGTGCCGGGCCTGCCGGCTTGTCCGCCGCGACCGTGGCCGCCGAGCGTGGCCATGAAGTGACGCTGTTTGATTCGGCCAGCGAAATCGGCGGCCAGTTCAACGTCGCCAAACGGGTGCCGGGCAAGGAAGAGTTCTTCGAGACCCTGCGTTACTTCGGTCGCAAACTGCAGACCACCAACGTCGAGGTGTGCCTGAACACCCGCGTCGATGTCGCCAGGCTGGTCGAGGGCGGCTACGACGAGATCATCCTGGCCACTGGCATTGCGCCGCGGTTGCCGGCGATTGAGGGCGTGGAAAATGCCAAGGTGCTGAGCTACCTGGAGGTGCTGCTTGAGCGCAAACCGGTGGGCAAGCGTGTCGCGGTGATCGGTGCCGGCGGTATCGGTTTCGACGTCTCGGAATTCCTGGTGCACCAGGGCGAGGCCACCAGCCTGAACCGCGATGAGTTCTGGAAGGAGTGGGGCATCGATACGCACCTCGAAGCACGCGGCGGTGTCGCCGGGATCAAGGCGGCACCCCATGCCCCGGCCCGCGAAGTGTTCCTGCTGCAACGCAAGAAATCCAAGGTTGGCGACGGCCTGGGCAAGACCACCGGCTGGATTCACCGCACGGGTCTTAAGAACAAGCAGGTGCAGATGCTCAACAGCGTCGAGTACCTGAAGATCGACGACCAAGGCCTGCACATCCGTATCGGCGAAACCGGTGAACCGCAGGTGTTGCCAGTGGACAACATCGTGATCTGCGCCGGGCAGGATCCGCTGCGCGAGTTGCAGGACGGCCTGGTGGCGGCGGGGCAGAACGTGCATCTGATCGGCGGCGCGGATGTCGCGGCGGAGCTGGATGCCAAGCGGGCGATCAACCAGGGATCGCGGTTGGCGGCCGAGTTGTAA
- a CDS encoding MFS transporter, with translation MNQHIGTLKRWRVQIFAITWLAYAAFYFTRKAFSVAKLGIGEDPTFMLDKMAMANLDAIYLTAYAIGQFTWGILADRFGPRVVVLGGLLISAAAALVMGSFATLPIFATCMLIQGLAQSTGWSGLCKNLGSFFPAQQRGQVLGLWSSCYAFGGLVASPFAGWWAYTLIGSWHAAFISSAVVVGLVAVLFFIFQRNKPQDVGLPAVEPEPELSADEALAQSKISLWEPLKDILRNRTVLVLGLAYFMLKPARYAILLWGPVIVFEQMPSVGKVGAAIIPTAFELAGLLGPIMIGLASDKLFGARRMPACVISLLALTVSLAFFMGALHTGSVVLVVALLFVMGLTLYGPDSMISGAAAIDFGTAKAGATAAGFVNGCGSVGAILGGLLPGYFDSVTVFIVFAGCAMFSALVLIPHWNSRPGSQGTQHACVPNQAMIIKPLRT, from the coding sequence ATGAACCAGCACATCGGCACCCTGAAGCGTTGGCGCGTGCAGATCTTCGCGATCACCTGGCTCGCCTACGCCGCGTTCTACTTCACCCGCAAAGCGTTTTCCGTGGCCAAGCTCGGTATCGGTGAAGATCCGACCTTCATGCTCGACAAGATGGCCATGGCCAACCTCGACGCGATTTACCTGACCGCCTACGCTATCGGCCAATTCACCTGGGGCATCCTGGCCGACCGCTTCGGGCCGCGGGTGGTGGTGCTGGGTGGCTTGCTGATTTCCGCGGCGGCGGCGCTGGTGATGGGCAGCTTCGCCACTTTGCCGATCTTCGCTACCTGCATGCTGATTCAAGGCCTGGCGCAGTCCACCGGCTGGTCGGGGTTGTGCAAGAACCTTGGCAGTTTCTTTCCCGCCCAACAACGCGGGCAGGTGTTGGGATTGTGGAGTTCCTGCTACGCCTTCGGCGGCCTGGTGGCATCGCCATTTGCCGGTTGGTGGGCCTATACGCTGATCGGTAGCTGGCATGCGGCGTTCATTTCCAGTGCGGTGGTGGTTGGGCTGGTCGCCGTGCTGTTTTTTATTTTCCAACGCAATAAACCGCAAGACGTCGGCTTGCCGGCCGTTGAGCCGGAGCCTGAGCTGAGCGCCGACGAGGCCCTTGCCCAAAGCAAGATCAGCCTGTGGGAGCCGTTGAAGGACATCCTGCGCAACCGCACGGTGCTGGTGCTCGGATTGGCGTATTTCATGCTGAAGCCGGCGCGCTACGCGATTCTGCTCTGGGGTCCGGTGATCGTTTTTGAACAGATGCCCTCGGTGGGCAAGGTCGGCGCGGCGATCATTCCCACCGCGTTCGAACTGGCCGGCTTGCTCGGGCCGATCATGATCGGCCTGGCCTCGGACAAACTGTTCGGCGCCCGGCGCATGCCGGCCTGTGTGATCAGCCTGTTGGCGCTGACCGTATCGCTAGCCTTCTTCATGGGCGCCCTGCATACCGGCAGTGTGGTCCTGGTGGTGGCCCTGCTGTTCGTCATGGGCCTGACGCTCTACGGACCTGACTCAATGATCAGCGGCGCGGCCGCCATTGATTTCGGCACCGCCAAGGCCGGCGCCACGGCGGCGGGTTTCGTCAACGGTTGCGGTTCGGTCGGGGCGATTCTCGGCGGATTGCTGCCAGGCTACTTCGACTCCGTGACCGTCTTCATCGTCTTTGCCGGCTGTGCGATGTTCTCTGCCCTGGTGCTGATCCCGCACTGGAACAGCCGCCCCGGGAGCCAGGGTACCCAGCATGCCTGCGTACCGAACCAGGCGATGATCATCAAACCCCTGCGTACCTGA
- a CDS encoding 1-aminocyclopropane-1-carboxylate deaminase/D-cysteine desulfhydrase — protein MLIPPLDWLPQAPLEPLHLDWLKTANIELAILRLDQIDPLISGNKWFKLTEHLKAADHAGAKGIISLGGAHSNHLHALAAAGKRFGFATVGLLRGHAQQTPTVNDLQAFGMQLHWLGYGGYRARHEAGFWEPWQAQYPDLLAVPEGGGGLPGAQGCVQLKALACQQLSGLGWSDYNGWWLACGTGTTLAGLVMAEAGEHPVYGALAVPDDHGVVQQVERIVEEAGVNAPSYELFDASRGGFAKVDPLLLEFIEQTEQASGIALEPLYTGKALLALRQQVEAGRFAPGTRLIFIHTGGLQGRRGFSPQT, from the coding sequence ATGCTTATTCCTCCCCTCGACTGGCTACCCCAAGCCCCCCTCGAACCCCTCCATCTCGACTGGCTAAAAACCGCCAACATCGAACTCGCCATCCTGCGTCTGGACCAGATCGACCCGCTGATCAGCGGCAACAAGTGGTTCAAGCTCACCGAACACCTCAAGGCCGCTGATCATGCAGGCGCCAAGGGCATCATCAGCCTCGGTGGCGCGCATTCCAATCACCTGCATGCGCTGGCCGCTGCCGGCAAGCGATTCGGTTTTGCCACGGTCGGCCTGTTGCGCGGGCACGCTCAGCAAACGCCAACGGTGAACGATTTGCAGGCGTTCGGCATGCAACTGCACTGGCTGGGTTACGGCGGCTATCGGGCGCGGCATGAGGCGGGCTTCTGGGAGCCCTGGCAGGCGCAGTATCCCGATCTGCTTGCGGTCCCGGAAGGCGGTGGCGGTTTGCCGGGAGCCCAAGGCTGCGTGCAGCTCAAGGCACTGGCCTGCCAGCAACTGAGTGGCCTGGGCTGGAGCGACTACAACGGTTGGTGGCTGGCCTGTGGGACCGGCACGACCCTGGCCGGGCTGGTCATGGCCGAAGCGGGGGAGCACCCGGTCTACGGTGCGCTGGCGGTACCCGACGATCATGGTGTGGTGCAGCAGGTTGAGAGGATTGTGGAGGAAGCGGGCGTGAATGCTCCGTCTTATGAACTGTTCGACGCCAGCCGGGGTGGCTTTGCCAAGGTCGACCCGCTGTTGCTCGAATTCATCGAGCAAACCGAACAAGCCAGCGGCATTGCCCTGGAACCGCTGTACACCGGCAAGGCGTTGCTGGCGCTCAGGCAGCAGGTCGAGGCGGGGAGGTTTGCCCCAGGCACGCGGCTGATCTTTATCCACACCGGCGGTTTGCAGGGCCGCCGGGGATTCAGTCCACAAACCTGA
- a CDS encoding LysR substrate-binding domain-containing protein — translation MNLFQLRAFDAVAREGSFTRAAARLFISQPAVTGHIKALEEHYQITLLRRTARRVELTEEGTRLAAITRAMFGLAEEAQAMLEANRQLLTGRLEVAADGPHMVMPMLASLRARYPGITVNLRLGNAQETLAALLSEHADVAVLTEVEPRKGLHLQALSESRICALVPEGHPWARRTKGVPLKELDQVIMVLREPSSITRRTFDDACVQAKVNPRVLLELDSREAVTEAVAAELGVGVVSSVEVSHDPRVTAVPIIGEGLVNRHMMGCMERRRDLRLIQAFFGLAPGR, via the coding sequence ATGAACCTGTTTCAGCTCCGCGCTTTCGATGCCGTGGCCCGTGAGGGCAGTTTCACTCGCGCCGCTGCTCGACTGTTCATCAGCCAACCGGCGGTCACCGGGCACATCAAGGCGCTGGAGGAGCACTACCAGATCACCCTGTTGCGCCGCACCGCCCGCAGGGTGGAACTGACGGAGGAGGGCACTCGATTGGCGGCGATCACTCGGGCGATGTTCGGCCTGGCCGAAGAGGCGCAAGCGATGCTGGAGGCCAACCGGCAGTTACTGACCGGGCGCCTGGAAGTAGCGGCGGACGGGCCGCACATGGTCATGCCGATGCTCGCGAGCCTGCGTGCGCGTTATCCCGGCATCACCGTGAACCTGCGCCTGGGTAACGCCCAGGAAACCCTGGCGGCGCTGTTGTCCGAGCATGCCGACGTGGCGGTATTGACCGAGGTCGAGCCGCGCAAGGGCCTGCACTTGCAAGCCCTGAGCGAATCGCGGATTTGCGCGCTGGTGCCCGAGGGGCATCCCTGGGCGCGGCGGACCAAAGGCGTGCCGCTCAAGGAGCTGGACCAGGTGATCATGGTGTTGCGTGAACCGAGTTCGATCACCCGACGCACCTTCGATGACGCCTGCGTCCAGGCGAAGGTCAATCCGCGGGTGTTGCTGGAGCTGGACAGCCGGGAAGCGGTGACCGAGGCGGTCGCTGCCGAGTTGGGGGTGGGCGTGGTGTCGTCGGTGGAGGTCAGCCATGACCCGCGGGTGACGGCGGTGCCGATCATTGGCGAGGGGTTGGTCAATCGGCACATGATGGGGTGCATGGAGCGGCGGCGGGATTTGCGTTTGATTCAGGCGTTTTTCGGGCTAGCGCCAGGCAGGTAG
- a CDS encoding 2-aminoethylphosphonate--pyruvate transaminase translates to MSTAAPILLTPGPLTTSARTRQAMMVDWGSWDDRFNQLTASLCEQLLAIINGAASHHCVPLQGSGTFAVEAAIGTLVPRDGKVLVLINGAYGKRLAKICDVLGRSFSTFETAEDEPTTAADVDRLLRADGGITHVALIHCETSTGILNPLPEIAQVVAQHGKRLIIDAMSSFGALPVDAQQVPFDALIAASGKCLEGVPGMGFVFARKESLANAAGNSHSLAMDLHDQHTYMAKTGQWRFTPPTHVVAALHEALLQYNEEGGLPARHQRYAANCQALMEEMATLGLRSFLPAAIQAPIIATFHAPKDPRYQFKEFYERVKAKGYILYPGKLTQVETFRVGCIGHVQPAEMREAVAAIAEVLREMEVLEI, encoded by the coding sequence ATGAGTACTGCCGCCCCCATCCTGCTCACCCCCGGCCCGTTGACCACTTCGGCCCGCACCCGTCAGGCGATGATGGTTGACTGGGGTTCATGGGATGACCGTTTCAACCAGCTGACCGCCAGCCTCTGCGAGCAACTGCTGGCGATCATCAACGGCGCGGCCAGCCACCACTGCGTGCCACTGCAAGGCAGCGGCACCTTCGCCGTCGAAGCGGCGATCGGCACGCTGGTGCCGCGCGACGGCAAGGTCCTGGTGCTGATCAACGGTGCCTATGGCAAGCGCCTGGCGAAGATCTGCGACGTGCTGGGGCGCTCGTTCAGCACCTTCGAAACCGCCGAAGACGAACCGACCACCGCCGCCGACGTCGACCGTCTGCTGCGGGCCGATGGCGGCATCACCCACGTGGCACTGATTCACTGCGAAACCAGCACCGGCATCCTCAATCCGCTGCCGGAAATCGCCCAGGTGGTCGCACAGCACGGCAAACGCCTGATCATCGACGCCATGAGCTCCTTCGGCGCGCTGCCGGTGGACGCCCAACAGGTGCCGTTCGATGCGCTGATCGCCGCTTCCGGCAAATGCCTGGAAGGCGTGCCGGGCATGGGTTTCGTTTTCGCCCGCAAAGAATCCCTGGCCAACGCCGCCGGCAACTCGCACTCCCTGGCGATGGACCTGCACGACCAACACACCTACATGGCCAAGACCGGGCAATGGCGCTTCACCCCGCCGACCCACGTGGTCGCCGCGCTGCACGAAGCCCTGCTGCAATACAACGAAGAAGGCGGCCTGCCCGCCCGGCACCAGCGCTATGCCGCCAACTGCCAGGCCCTGATGGAAGAGATGGCCACCCTAGGCCTGCGCAGCTTCCTGCCAGCCGCCATCCAGGCCCCGATCATCGCCACGTTCCATGCCCCGAAAGATCCGCGTTATCAGTTCAAGGAGTTCTACGAGCGGGTCAAGGCCAAGGGTTACATCCTCTACCCCGGCAAGCTGACCCAGGTCGAGACGTTCCGCGTCGGCTGCATCGGCCATGTGCAACCGGCGGAAATGCGCGAAGCGGTGGCGGCGATTGCCGAGGTGCTGCGCGAGATGGAAGTCCTAGAGATCTAA